A stretch of Microbulbifer bruguierae DNA encodes these proteins:
- a CDS encoding adenosylcobalamin-dependent ribonucleoside-diphosphate reductase, producing the protein MSRFEAEISEFIWNTKYRVRDDGNIAEACVEDSWWRLARALASVEPENQEYWAQCFYRNLEDFRFLPGGRILAGAGTGHQVTLFNCFVMGSIEDSLEAIFERLKEGALTMQQGGGIGVDFSSLRPAGSGAQHSGTIASGPVSFMRIWDAMCATLLSTGSRRGAMMATLRCDHPDIEHFVEAKRDPAELRHFNLSVLVDDNFMRAVDADADWPLVFPERQLQARCQNRGRGERVVRRWSGESEPQSCRVLRRVRAQALWRKIMRAAYDVAEPGVLFVDQINRHNNLNYREQISATNPCGEIPLPPYGACNLGSVNLMCFVREPFTGRARLDREGIAHCAAIGTRMLDNVIDLSQYPLPAQEVQARGCRRIGIGITGLADALIALGLHYDSNAAREIAAEVLQTLRDSAYRTSIALAKEKGSFHFFRRDAYLASADILALPESLRRGIEALGIRNSHLVAIAPTGTISLLANGVSSGIEPVFDFQHRRRVLTADGRYREFEISDPSFRLWCARGGNPEALPPQFVSARQLSPRAHLLMAAALQPYVDNAISKTVNIPVDFPFERFESLYRQAYKLGLKGCTTFRPNPITQSILTSVGEAPASHCCDIEREGE; encoded by the coding sequence GTGTCGCGCTTCGAGGCGGAAATATCTGAGTTCATCTGGAACACCAAATACCGCGTTCGGGACGACGGCAACATCGCAGAGGCCTGTGTCGAGGACAGTTGGTGGCGTCTGGCCAGAGCGCTGGCATCGGTGGAGCCCGAGAATCAGGAATACTGGGCGCAGTGTTTCTACCGCAATCTGGAAGATTTCCGCTTTCTACCCGGGGGACGCATCCTGGCTGGCGCAGGTACCGGTCATCAGGTGACGCTGTTTAACTGTTTTGTGATGGGCAGTATCGAAGACTCGCTGGAGGCGATCTTCGAGCGTTTGAAAGAGGGGGCCCTCACCATGCAGCAGGGCGGAGGTATCGGTGTCGATTTCTCCAGTCTGCGCCCGGCCGGCAGTGGTGCGCAGCACTCCGGCACCATCGCCTCCGGGCCCGTGTCGTTTATGCGGATCTGGGACGCTATGTGCGCGACCCTGTTATCCACTGGCAGCCGCCGCGGCGCCATGATGGCCACGCTGCGCTGTGATCACCCGGACATCGAGCATTTTGTGGAGGCCAAACGGGATCCCGCGGAACTGCGCCATTTCAATTTGTCGGTACTTGTCGACGACAATTTTATGCGGGCCGTGGACGCCGACGCGGACTGGCCACTGGTCTTCCCTGAGCGCCAACTTCAGGCCCGGTGCCAGAACCGGGGCAGGGGTGAACGGGTGGTGCGCCGCTGGAGCGGTGAGTCGGAACCACAGTCGTGCCGGGTACTGCGCAGGGTGCGCGCGCAGGCCCTTTGGCGAAAGATCATGCGCGCCGCCTACGATGTTGCCGAGCCCGGGGTGCTGTTCGTGGATCAGATCAACCGCCACAACAACCTCAACTATCGCGAGCAAATCAGCGCCACCAATCCCTGTGGAGAGATACCTCTGCCGCCCTACGGCGCCTGCAACCTGGGTTCGGTGAACCTGATGTGTTTTGTGCGGGAGCCATTCACTGGCCGAGCACGACTGGATCGGGAGGGCATTGCCCACTGCGCGGCCATCGGTACACGCATGCTCGACAATGTGATCGACCTTTCGCAGTACCCTCTGCCGGCGCAGGAAGTCCAGGCGAGAGGCTGTCGCCGTATCGGTATTGGCATCACCGGGTTGGCGGATGCGCTGATAGCGTTGGGCCTGCACTATGACAGCAATGCAGCGCGGGAAATTGCCGCGGAGGTGTTACAGACCCTGCGCGACAGTGCCTATCGCACGTCCATTGCGCTCGCAAAGGAGAAGGGGAGTTTTCATTTCTTCCGCCGCGATGCCTACCTGGCGAGCGCCGATATACTGGCGCTGCCGGAAAGTTTGCGTCGTGGGATCGAAGCCCTCGGTATCCGCAACAGCCATCTGGTTGCGATCGCGCCCACGGGTACCATCAGTCTGCTGGCCAACGGTGTTTCCAGCGGGATTGAGCCGGTATTCGATTTCCAGCATCGGCGTCGGGTACTGACAGCTGACGGTCGTTACCGCGAGTTTGAAATCAGTGATCCCAGCTTTCGCCTCTGGTGTGCCAGAGGTGGTAATCCAGAAGCGTTGCCGCCGCAATTCGTCTCCGCGCGCCAGCTGTCGCCGCGAGCGCACCTGCTGATGGCGGCAGCACTGCAACCCTATGTAGACAATGCGATTTCCAAGACCGTGAATATTCCTGTGGACTTTCCCTTTGAACGCTTCGAATCCCTCTATCGGCAAGCTTACAAGCTGGGCCTGAAAGGCTGTACCACCTTCCGCCCAAACCCGATTACCCAGTCGATATTGACCAGTGTCGGTGAAGCGCCGGCCAGCCACTGTTGCGATATTGAGCGCGAGGGCGAATGA